From a region of the Betta splendens chromosome 5, fBetSpl5.4, whole genome shotgun sequence genome:
- the sycp1 gene encoding synaptonemal complex protein 1 isoform X6, translating to MTVTLTSPGNGRLARARLIVRMEKNRGFNFKLYVPPRVNSGQISADKPQDYSKCYDKEPNVTFSSTSLPALPKPPRQDFPKMKAVSPMKKDEDYCRPGQLYSKLFDEVEKIKCWKFKVDSDTVQKERLLQENKRIIETQRLAIQELQFGNESLSIKLEEQIAENEDLRNKNSATRNLCNLLKDTFERSAEKMNLFESEREETHHLFIENSESIQKLTAAFESLQIQTEADQEELQKAKESLLCLEELKLKYHECKMKKEEVAGLQATLKEKGDELEQALLELHESQKHCQQLQETTNQQCELLRSSKTQMESLCQKLKTAEQRCNESKESLEAITAAQEQSTKEYTKIIQTKDVSLQELIKVNSQQAEKLEQIRATIEELQSSLFLKIQRVKELEDELTANTNDMEKTQTLLGELMEQSLKKDEQIIILESNLDKRSKSFESMKCELDITNIRVAELTVELSKKNEEAKRFKTSILQNEAERAFAENDHLKKACDTAEKAHEDSKENSTVNEIKVQELEAKLLFETRKNKEHVYQIELLRNDIILLNVKHDELLSKFNELQSEKMAIEQQFEGRSSFLKDTETKIKVSEERVVRLTKENHRLEEENQSLHGELNSIKDKIERKWQKAETLQKKFEENCEHLQKKVTEKEKQIKAVETKLCSFRKKIEARLKAKEEYQKESKLFKKQIAREVAKSSQLESVISSLHEESQNLKRLNEEDNQNLLKDLEAKSAFVAKLENELQELRLTAAEAMKNKEDAELKCQQKISDMVALMEKHKSQYDRMVEENEAELQENKKKEAEAVAHKKSLELDLLKHKTENDQLKKQLKKETREKEKLQKEMTDLKTEVSSKKGMSQLSEAVDKQSHVWNYKQGRCSGTPKESSSKRPTFDVFDFSKARKALYKDDGGVLVKTTESETESLRTLCGTSPKTKDIYTEEVPNSRSVTKTVGSSSKIKSYRIRTPPSGEKATYWGKAAIEIDPASDSPNRNDLLTLANTPTSVLSAPHCKASTRKKSSQASCLT from the exons ATGACCGTTACACTGACGTCACCCGGTAACGGCCGTCTTGCTCGTGCCCGTTTAATCGTCAG AATGGAGAAAAACCGAGGGTTTAACTTCAAATTATATGTGCCTCCCAGGGTGAACAGTGGCCAGATATCTGCTGATAAACCTCAG GATTATAGTAAATGTTATGACAAAGAACCAAACGTGACTTTCTCCAGCACTAGTTTGCCTGCGCTACCTAAACCTCCCCGACAAG ACTTTCCCAAGATGAAAGCAGTGTCACCAATGAAAAAGGACGAg GATTATTGCCGTCCTGGACAGCTTTATTCAAAGCTGTTTGATGAAGTAGAGAAAATTAAGTGTTGGAAATTCAAAGTTGACTCGGATACTGTGCAAAAGGAAAGGCTActtcaagaaaacaaaagaataatTGAAACTCAACGCCTTGCCATTCAAGAATTGCag TTTGGAAATGAAAGTCTCAGCATAAAATTGGAGGAACAGATTGCTGAAAATGAGGATTTAAGGAACAA AAATAGTGCAACCAGGAACTTGTGTAATTTACTCAAAGATACTTTTGAGAGGTCAGCTGAGAAAATGAATTTGT TTGAATCTGAAAGAGAAGAAACTCATCATCTATTCATAGAAAACAGCGAGAGTATTCAG AAACTAACTGCAGCATTTGAAAGCCTTCAAATTCAGACAGAAGCTGATCAAGAAGAGCTGCAGAAGG CTAAAGAGAGCTTGCTTTGTTTGGAAGAACTAAAACTGAAATACCACGAATGTAAGATGAAAAAAGAGGAG GTTGCAGGGCTTCAAGCAACACTCAAGGAAAAGGGAGACGAACTAGAACAAGCTCTGTTAGAGCTACATGAATCCCAAAAGCATTGCCAACAGCTTCAGGAGACAACAA ATCAACAGTGTGAACTTCTCAGAAGctcaaaaacacaaatggaaTCCCTTTGTCAGAAACTGAAAACTGCTGAGCAGCGCTGTAACGAAAGTAAG GAATCTCTGGAAGCCATTACTGCAGCCCAGGAACAAAGTACAAAAGAATATACTAAGATCATCCAAACTAAAGATGTAAGCTTGCAAGAACTAATCAAAGTTAACAGTCAGCAAGCAGAGAAACTGGAGCAGATTAGGGCAACcattgaggagctgcagagttcACTATTTTTAAAGATACAGAG AGTCAAAGAACTTGAGGATGAACTTACAGCAAACACCAATGACATGGAAAAAACACAGACCCTGCTAG GAGAGCTCATGGAGCAGAGTTTAAAGAAAGACGAGCAGATCATAATCCTTGAAAGTAATCTG GACAAGCGATCTAAGTCCTTTGAATCAATGAAGTGTGAGCTTGACATTACTAATATCAGAGTGGCCGAACTGACAGTTGAGCTTTcaaagaaaaatgaagaagCCAAGAGATTTAAG ACTTCTATCTTACAGAATGAAGCAGAGAGGGCTTTTGCTGAAAACGATCACCTGAAAAAAGCTTGTGACACTGCTGAAAAGGCACATGAGGATTCAAAGGAAAATTCTACTGTGAATGAG ATCAAAGTGCAGGAGCTAGAGGCAAAATTGTTGTTTGAAACTAGGAAAAACAAGGAGCACGTCTATCAGATAGAGCTGCTGAGAAATGATATCATACTGCTTAA TGTAAAACACGATGAGTTATTATCCAAATTTAATGAGCTTCAGTCTGAGAAGATGGCCATTGAACAGCAGTTTGAGGGTCGATCCTCTTTCCTGAAAGATACTGAGACAAAGATAAAG GTGAGCGAAGAGAGAGTGGTAAGACTCACGAAAGAAAATCATAGACTTGAAGAAGAAAATCAGTCTTTACA TGGGGAATTGAACTCCATTAAAGACAAAATCGAGAGGAAATGGCAAAAAGCTGAGACCCTACAGAAGAAATTTGAAGAAAAT TGTGAACATTTGCAGAAGAAAGttacagagaaagaaaagcagattaAAGCAGTGGAGACAAAG ctttgtaGCTTTAGGAAAAAAATTGAAGCGAGGCTTAAAGCCAAGGAGGAATACCAAAAAGAG AGTAAACTGTTTAAGAAGCAAATAGCCAGGGAGGTTGCAAAATCCAGTCAACTCGAAAGTGTG ATCAGCAGCCTTCACGAAGAGTCCCAGAACCTTAAAAGACTGAACGAGGAAGACAATCAAAATTTGCTTAAAGATCTTGAAGCCAAATCAGCCTTTGTAGCAAAGCTTGAAAATGAG CTACAGGAACTTAGATTAACAGCCGCTGAGGCCATGAAGAACAAAGAAGATGCAGAACTCAAGTGTCAACAGAAGATATCAGACATGGTTGCACTGATGGAAAAACATAAG AGCCAATATGACCGTATGGTTGAAGAAAATGAAGCTGAGCTTCAAGAAAATAAGAAGAAAGAGGCTGAGGCTGTTGCCCACAAAAAATCATTG GAGTTAGACCTCTTGAAGCACAAGACAGAAAATGATCAACTgaaaaaacagctgaagaaAGAAACAAGAGAGAAG GAAAAACTACAAAAGGAGATGACAGATTTGAAAACAGAAGTGTCATCAAAGAAAGGGATGAGTCAGCTGTCTGAGGCAGTGGACAAGCAG tCACATGTTTGGAACTATAAACAAGGAAGATGTTCAGGAACTCCAAAAGAGAGCTCTTCAAAGAGACCAACATTTGATGTGTTTGATTTCTCTAAGGCCAGAAAAGCTCTGTACAAGGACGATGGGGGTGTGTTAGTGAAAACAACA GAATCTGAAACTGAATCCCTCAGAACATTATGTGGAACATCACCAAAGACAAAG GACATTTACACTGAAGAGGTGCCAAATTCAAGAAGTGTCACAAAGACTGTTGGCAGCTCATCAAAAATCAAA TCCTACAGAATAAGGACACCACCTTCTGGTGAAAAAGCAACATATTGGGGTAAGGCAGCCATTGAGATTGACCCCGCATCTGACAGCCCTAATCGGAATGATCTCTTG ACCTTAGCAAATACACCCACATCTGTTCTTTCTGCTCCCCACTGCAAAGCCAGCACCCGTAAAAAG agTTCCCAGGCCTCATGCCTCACCTGA
- the sycp1 gene encoding synaptonemal complex protein 1 isoform X2, translating into MTVTLTSPGNGRLARARLIVRMEKNRGFNFKLYVPPRVNSGQISADKPQDYSKCYDKEPNVTFSSTSLPALPKPPRQDFPKMKAVSPMKKDEDYCRPGQLYSKLFDEVEKIKCWKFKVDSDTVQKERLLQENKRIIETQRLAIQELQFGNESLSIKLEEQIAENEDLRNKNSATRNLCNLLKDTFERSAEKMNLFESEREETHHLFIENSESIQKLTAAFESLQIQTEADQEELQKAKESLLCLEELKLKYHECKMKKEEVAGLQATLKEKGDELEQALLELHESQKHCQQLQETTNQQCELLRSSKTQMESLCQKLKTAEQRCNESKESLEAITAAQEQSTKEYTKIIQTKDVSLQELIKVNSQQAEKLEQIRATIEELQSSLFLKIQRVKELEDELTANTNDMEKTQTLLGELMEQSLKKDEQIIILESNLDKRSKSFESMKCELDITNIRVAELTVELSKKNEEAKRFKTSILQNEAERAFAENDHLKKACDTAEKAHEDSKENSTIKVQELEAKLLFETRKNKEHVYQIELLRNDIILLNVKHDELLSKFNELQSEKMAIEQQFEGRSSFLKDTETKIKVSEERVVRLTKENHRLEEENQSLHGELNSIKDKIERKWQKAETLQKKFEENCEHLQKKVTEKEKQIKAVETKLCSFRKKIEARLKAKEEYQKESKLFKKQIAREVAKSSQLESVISSLHEESQNLKRLNEEDNQNLLKDLEAKSAFVAKLENELQELRLTAAEAMKNKEDAELKCQQKISDMVALMEKHKSQYDRMVEENEAELQENKKKEAEAVAHKKSLELDLLKHKTENDQLKKQLKKETREKEKLQKEMTDLKTEVSSKKGMSQLSEAVDKQSHVWNYKQGRCSGTPKESSSKRPTFDVFDFSKARKALYKDDGGVLVKTTESETESLRTLCGTSPKTKDIYTEEVPNSRSVTKTVGSSSKIKSYRIRTPPSGEKATYWGKAAIEIDPASDSPNRNDLLTLANTPTSVLSAPHCKASTRKKIQSPVTHKSPGNSLKLAAMKRMRDAGWIAVTGCDKKKKSNEKVFA; encoded by the exons ATGACCGTTACACTGACGTCACCCGGTAACGGCCGTCTTGCTCGTGCCCGTTTAATCGTCAG AATGGAGAAAAACCGAGGGTTTAACTTCAAATTATATGTGCCTCCCAGGGTGAACAGTGGCCAGATATCTGCTGATAAACCTCAG GATTATAGTAAATGTTATGACAAAGAACCAAACGTGACTTTCTCCAGCACTAGTTTGCCTGCGCTACCTAAACCTCCCCGACAAG ACTTTCCCAAGATGAAAGCAGTGTCACCAATGAAAAAGGACGAg GATTATTGCCGTCCTGGACAGCTTTATTCAAAGCTGTTTGATGAAGTAGAGAAAATTAAGTGTTGGAAATTCAAAGTTGACTCGGATACTGTGCAAAAGGAAAGGCTActtcaagaaaacaaaagaataatTGAAACTCAACGCCTTGCCATTCAAGAATTGCag TTTGGAAATGAAAGTCTCAGCATAAAATTGGAGGAACAGATTGCTGAAAATGAGGATTTAAGGAACAA AAATAGTGCAACCAGGAACTTGTGTAATTTACTCAAAGATACTTTTGAGAGGTCAGCTGAGAAAATGAATTTGT TTGAATCTGAAAGAGAAGAAACTCATCATCTATTCATAGAAAACAGCGAGAGTATTCAG AAACTAACTGCAGCATTTGAAAGCCTTCAAATTCAGACAGAAGCTGATCAAGAAGAGCTGCAGAAGG CTAAAGAGAGCTTGCTTTGTTTGGAAGAACTAAAACTGAAATACCACGAATGTAAGATGAAAAAAGAGGAG GTTGCAGGGCTTCAAGCAACACTCAAGGAAAAGGGAGACGAACTAGAACAAGCTCTGTTAGAGCTACATGAATCCCAAAAGCATTGCCAACAGCTTCAGGAGACAACAA ATCAACAGTGTGAACTTCTCAGAAGctcaaaaacacaaatggaaTCCCTTTGTCAGAAACTGAAAACTGCTGAGCAGCGCTGTAACGAAAGTAAG GAATCTCTGGAAGCCATTACTGCAGCCCAGGAACAAAGTACAAAAGAATATACTAAGATCATCCAAACTAAAGATGTAAGCTTGCAAGAACTAATCAAAGTTAACAGTCAGCAAGCAGAGAAACTGGAGCAGATTAGGGCAACcattgaggagctgcagagttcACTATTTTTAAAGATACAGAG AGTCAAAGAACTTGAGGATGAACTTACAGCAAACACCAATGACATGGAAAAAACACAGACCCTGCTAG GAGAGCTCATGGAGCAGAGTTTAAAGAAAGACGAGCAGATCATAATCCTTGAAAGTAATCTG GACAAGCGATCTAAGTCCTTTGAATCAATGAAGTGTGAGCTTGACATTACTAATATCAGAGTGGCCGAACTGACAGTTGAGCTTTcaaagaaaaatgaagaagCCAAGAGATTTAAG ACTTCTATCTTACAGAATGAAGCAGAGAGGGCTTTTGCTGAAAACGATCACCTGAAAAAAGCTTGTGACACTGCTGAAAAGGCACATGAGGATTCAAAGGAAAATTCTACT ATCAAAGTGCAGGAGCTAGAGGCAAAATTGTTGTTTGAAACTAGGAAAAACAAGGAGCACGTCTATCAGATAGAGCTGCTGAGAAATGATATCATACTGCTTAA TGTAAAACACGATGAGTTATTATCCAAATTTAATGAGCTTCAGTCTGAGAAGATGGCCATTGAACAGCAGTTTGAGGGTCGATCCTCTTTCCTGAAAGATACTGAGACAAAGATAAAG GTGAGCGAAGAGAGAGTGGTAAGACTCACGAAAGAAAATCATAGACTTGAAGAAGAAAATCAGTCTTTACA TGGGGAATTGAACTCCATTAAAGACAAAATCGAGAGGAAATGGCAAAAAGCTGAGACCCTACAGAAGAAATTTGAAGAAAAT TGTGAACATTTGCAGAAGAAAGttacagagaaagaaaagcagattaAAGCAGTGGAGACAAAG ctttgtaGCTTTAGGAAAAAAATTGAAGCGAGGCTTAAAGCCAAGGAGGAATACCAAAAAGAG AGTAAACTGTTTAAGAAGCAAATAGCCAGGGAGGTTGCAAAATCCAGTCAACTCGAAAGTGTG ATCAGCAGCCTTCACGAAGAGTCCCAGAACCTTAAAAGACTGAACGAGGAAGACAATCAAAATTTGCTTAAAGATCTTGAAGCCAAATCAGCCTTTGTAGCAAAGCTTGAAAATGAG CTACAGGAACTTAGATTAACAGCCGCTGAGGCCATGAAGAACAAAGAAGATGCAGAACTCAAGTGTCAACAGAAGATATCAGACATGGTTGCACTGATGGAAAAACATAAG AGCCAATATGACCGTATGGTTGAAGAAAATGAAGCTGAGCTTCAAGAAAATAAGAAGAAAGAGGCTGAGGCTGTTGCCCACAAAAAATCATTG GAGTTAGACCTCTTGAAGCACAAGACAGAAAATGATCAACTgaaaaaacagctgaagaaAGAAACAAGAGAGAAG GAAAAACTACAAAAGGAGATGACAGATTTGAAAACAGAAGTGTCATCAAAGAAAGGGATGAGTCAGCTGTCTGAGGCAGTGGACAAGCAG tCACATGTTTGGAACTATAAACAAGGAAGATGTTCAGGAACTCCAAAAGAGAGCTCTTCAAAGAGACCAACATTTGATGTGTTTGATTTCTCTAAGGCCAGAAAAGCTCTGTACAAGGACGATGGGGGTGTGTTAGTGAAAACAACA GAATCTGAAACTGAATCCCTCAGAACATTATGTGGAACATCACCAAAGACAAAG GACATTTACACTGAAGAGGTGCCAAATTCAAGAAGTGTCACAAAGACTGTTGGCAGCTCATCAAAAATCAAA TCCTACAGAATAAGGACACCACCTTCTGGTGAAAAAGCAACATATTGGGGTAAGGCAGCCATTGAGATTGACCCCGCATCTGACAGCCCTAATCGGAATGATCTCTTG ACCTTAGCAAATACACCCACATCTGTTCTTTCTGCTCCCCACTGCAAAGCCAGCACCCGTAAAAAG ATTCAGAGTCCTGTCACTCACAAATCACCAGGTAATTCACTGAAGCTAGCTGCAATGAAAAGAATGAGAGATGCTGGTTGGATTGCTGTTACAGGCTgtgacaagaaaaagaagagcaaTGAGAAAGTATTTGCGTAA
- the sycp1 gene encoding synaptonemal complex protein 1 isoform X1, giving the protein MTVTLTSPGNGRLARARLIVRMEKNRGFNFKLYVPPRVNSGQISADKPQDYSKCYDKEPNVTFSSTSLPALPKPPRQDFPKMKAVSPMKKDEDYCRPGQLYSKLFDEVEKIKCWKFKVDSDTVQKERLLQENKRIIETQRLAIQELQFGNESLSIKLEEQIAENEDLRNKNSATRNLCNLLKDTFERSAEKMNLFESEREETHHLFIENSESIQKLTAAFESLQIQTEADQEELQKAKESLLCLEELKLKYHECKMKKEEVAGLQATLKEKGDELEQALLELHESQKHCQQLQETTNQQCELLRSSKTQMESLCQKLKTAEQRCNESKESLEAITAAQEQSTKEYTKIIQTKDVSLQELIKVNSQQAEKLEQIRATIEELQSSLFLKIQRVKELEDELTANTNDMEKTQTLLGELMEQSLKKDEQIIILESNLDKRSKSFESMKCELDITNIRVAELTVELSKKNEEAKRFKTSILQNEAERAFAENDHLKKACDTAEKAHEDSKENSTVNEIKVQELEAKLLFETRKNKEHVYQIELLRNDIILLNVKHDELLSKFNELQSEKMAIEQQFEGRSSFLKDTETKIKVSEERVVRLTKENHRLEEENQSLHGELNSIKDKIERKWQKAETLQKKFEENCEHLQKKVTEKEKQIKAVETKLCSFRKKIEARLKAKEEYQKESKLFKKQIAREVAKSSQLESVISSLHEESQNLKRLNEEDNQNLLKDLEAKSAFVAKLENELQELRLTAAEAMKNKEDAELKCQQKISDMVALMEKHKSQYDRMVEENEAELQENKKKEAEAVAHKKSLELDLLKHKTENDQLKKQLKKETREKEKLQKEMTDLKTEVSSKKGMSQLSEAVDKQSHVWNYKQGRCSGTPKESSSKRPTFDVFDFSKARKALYKDDGGVLVKTTESETESLRTLCGTSPKTKDIYTEEVPNSRSVTKTVGSSSKIKSYRIRTPPSGEKATYWGKAAIEIDPASDSPNRNDLLTLANTPTSVLSAPHCKASTRKKIQSPVTHKSPGNSLKLAAMKRMRDAGWIAVTGCDKKKKSNEKVFA; this is encoded by the exons ATGACCGTTACACTGACGTCACCCGGTAACGGCCGTCTTGCTCGTGCCCGTTTAATCGTCAG AATGGAGAAAAACCGAGGGTTTAACTTCAAATTATATGTGCCTCCCAGGGTGAACAGTGGCCAGATATCTGCTGATAAACCTCAG GATTATAGTAAATGTTATGACAAAGAACCAAACGTGACTTTCTCCAGCACTAGTTTGCCTGCGCTACCTAAACCTCCCCGACAAG ACTTTCCCAAGATGAAAGCAGTGTCACCAATGAAAAAGGACGAg GATTATTGCCGTCCTGGACAGCTTTATTCAAAGCTGTTTGATGAAGTAGAGAAAATTAAGTGTTGGAAATTCAAAGTTGACTCGGATACTGTGCAAAAGGAAAGGCTActtcaagaaaacaaaagaataatTGAAACTCAACGCCTTGCCATTCAAGAATTGCag TTTGGAAATGAAAGTCTCAGCATAAAATTGGAGGAACAGATTGCTGAAAATGAGGATTTAAGGAACAA AAATAGTGCAACCAGGAACTTGTGTAATTTACTCAAAGATACTTTTGAGAGGTCAGCTGAGAAAATGAATTTGT TTGAATCTGAAAGAGAAGAAACTCATCATCTATTCATAGAAAACAGCGAGAGTATTCAG AAACTAACTGCAGCATTTGAAAGCCTTCAAATTCAGACAGAAGCTGATCAAGAAGAGCTGCAGAAGG CTAAAGAGAGCTTGCTTTGTTTGGAAGAACTAAAACTGAAATACCACGAATGTAAGATGAAAAAAGAGGAG GTTGCAGGGCTTCAAGCAACACTCAAGGAAAAGGGAGACGAACTAGAACAAGCTCTGTTAGAGCTACATGAATCCCAAAAGCATTGCCAACAGCTTCAGGAGACAACAA ATCAACAGTGTGAACTTCTCAGAAGctcaaaaacacaaatggaaTCCCTTTGTCAGAAACTGAAAACTGCTGAGCAGCGCTGTAACGAAAGTAAG GAATCTCTGGAAGCCATTACTGCAGCCCAGGAACAAAGTACAAAAGAATATACTAAGATCATCCAAACTAAAGATGTAAGCTTGCAAGAACTAATCAAAGTTAACAGTCAGCAAGCAGAGAAACTGGAGCAGATTAGGGCAACcattgaggagctgcagagttcACTATTTTTAAAGATACAGAG AGTCAAAGAACTTGAGGATGAACTTACAGCAAACACCAATGACATGGAAAAAACACAGACCCTGCTAG GAGAGCTCATGGAGCAGAGTTTAAAGAAAGACGAGCAGATCATAATCCTTGAAAGTAATCTG GACAAGCGATCTAAGTCCTTTGAATCAATGAAGTGTGAGCTTGACATTACTAATATCAGAGTGGCCGAACTGACAGTTGAGCTTTcaaagaaaaatgaagaagCCAAGAGATTTAAG ACTTCTATCTTACAGAATGAAGCAGAGAGGGCTTTTGCTGAAAACGATCACCTGAAAAAAGCTTGTGACACTGCTGAAAAGGCACATGAGGATTCAAAGGAAAATTCTACTGTGAATGAG ATCAAAGTGCAGGAGCTAGAGGCAAAATTGTTGTTTGAAACTAGGAAAAACAAGGAGCACGTCTATCAGATAGAGCTGCTGAGAAATGATATCATACTGCTTAA TGTAAAACACGATGAGTTATTATCCAAATTTAATGAGCTTCAGTCTGAGAAGATGGCCATTGAACAGCAGTTTGAGGGTCGATCCTCTTTCCTGAAAGATACTGAGACAAAGATAAAG GTGAGCGAAGAGAGAGTGGTAAGACTCACGAAAGAAAATCATAGACTTGAAGAAGAAAATCAGTCTTTACA TGGGGAATTGAACTCCATTAAAGACAAAATCGAGAGGAAATGGCAAAAAGCTGAGACCCTACAGAAGAAATTTGAAGAAAAT TGTGAACATTTGCAGAAGAAAGttacagagaaagaaaagcagattaAAGCAGTGGAGACAAAG ctttgtaGCTTTAGGAAAAAAATTGAAGCGAGGCTTAAAGCCAAGGAGGAATACCAAAAAGAG AGTAAACTGTTTAAGAAGCAAATAGCCAGGGAGGTTGCAAAATCCAGTCAACTCGAAAGTGTG ATCAGCAGCCTTCACGAAGAGTCCCAGAACCTTAAAAGACTGAACGAGGAAGACAATCAAAATTTGCTTAAAGATCTTGAAGCCAAATCAGCCTTTGTAGCAAAGCTTGAAAATGAG CTACAGGAACTTAGATTAACAGCCGCTGAGGCCATGAAGAACAAAGAAGATGCAGAACTCAAGTGTCAACAGAAGATATCAGACATGGTTGCACTGATGGAAAAACATAAG AGCCAATATGACCGTATGGTTGAAGAAAATGAAGCTGAGCTTCAAGAAAATAAGAAGAAAGAGGCTGAGGCTGTTGCCCACAAAAAATCATTG GAGTTAGACCTCTTGAAGCACAAGACAGAAAATGATCAACTgaaaaaacagctgaagaaAGAAACAAGAGAGAAG GAAAAACTACAAAAGGAGATGACAGATTTGAAAACAGAAGTGTCATCAAAGAAAGGGATGAGTCAGCTGTCTGAGGCAGTGGACAAGCAG tCACATGTTTGGAACTATAAACAAGGAAGATGTTCAGGAACTCCAAAAGAGAGCTCTTCAAAGAGACCAACATTTGATGTGTTTGATTTCTCTAAGGCCAGAAAAGCTCTGTACAAGGACGATGGGGGTGTGTTAGTGAAAACAACA GAATCTGAAACTGAATCCCTCAGAACATTATGTGGAACATCACCAAAGACAAAG GACATTTACACTGAAGAGGTGCCAAATTCAAGAAGTGTCACAAAGACTGTTGGCAGCTCATCAAAAATCAAA TCCTACAGAATAAGGACACCACCTTCTGGTGAAAAAGCAACATATTGGGGTAAGGCAGCCATTGAGATTGACCCCGCATCTGACAGCCCTAATCGGAATGATCTCTTG ACCTTAGCAAATACACCCACATCTGTTCTTTCTGCTCCCCACTGCAAAGCCAGCACCCGTAAAAAG ATTCAGAGTCCTGTCACTCACAAATCACCAGGTAATTCACTGAAGCTAGCTGCAATGAAAAGAATGAGAGATGCTGGTTGGATTGCTGTTACAGGCTgtgacaagaaaaagaagagcaaTGAGAAAGTATTTGCGTAA